From one Neofelis nebulosa isolate mNeoNeb1 chromosome 4, mNeoNeb1.pri, whole genome shotgun sequence genomic stretch:
- the MPLKIP gene encoding M-phase-specific PLK1-interacting protein → MLYCAERQRTVLPKDHRVSEKGWSGQFRRENAAVRSSSSSPDMHRQNFRPPTPPYPGAGVGGWGSGSSFRGTPGGGGPRPPSPRDGYGSPHHTPPYGPRSRPYGSSHSPRHGGSFPGGRFGSPSPGGYPGSYSKSPAGSQQQFGYSPGQQQTHPQGSPRTSTPFGSGRGREKRMSNELESYFKPSMLEDPWAGLEPVSVVDINQQYSNTQTFTGKKGRYFC, encoded by the exons ATGCTGTACTGCGCTGAAAGGCAGAGGACTGTTTTGCCAAAGGACCACCGAGTCTCTGAGAAGGGTTGGTCGGGACAGTTCCGGCGGGAGAACGCGGCAGTGAGGTCTTCGTCTTCATCTCCTGATATGCACCGACAGAATTTTCGACCCCCGACTCCTCCCTACCCCGGCGCGGGTGTAGGAGGTTGGGGTAGCGGGAGCAGCTTCCGGGGTACCCCGGGCGGAGGCGGACCGCGGCCGCCCTCCCCTCGGGACGGGTACGGGAGTCCGCACCACACGCCGCCGTACGGGCCCCGGTCTAGGCCCTACGGGAGCAGCCACTCTCCGCGACACGGCGGCAGCTTCCCGGGGGGCCGATTCGGGTCTCCGTCCCCTGGCGGCTACCCTGGCTCCTACTCCAAGTCCCCCGCGGGGTCCCAGCAGCAATTCGGCTACTCCCCAGGGCAGCAGCAGACCCACCCCCAG ggtTCTCCAAGGACATCTACACCATTTGGATCAGGGCGtggtagagaaaaaagaatgtcTAATGAGTTGGAAAGTTATTTCAAGCCTTCAATGCTTGAAGACCCTTGGGCTGGCCTAGAACCAGTATCTGTAGTGGATATTAACCAACAGTACAGCAATACTCAAACATTCACAGGCAAAAAAGGAAGATACTTttgttaa